A single genomic interval of Coccidioides posadasii str. Silveira chromosome 1, complete sequence harbors:
- a CDS encoding uncharacterized protein (antiSMASH:Cluster_1.3~EggNog:ENOG410PI1G~COG:F~MEROPS:MER0005767~BUSCO:5252at33183), translating into MAAAQSDTIMLCSSRALVSGRLCPATITVSRATGKITAIHSSILSPALFPPNTPYIDFSPYILLPGLVDAHVHLNEPGRTEWEGFYTGTQAAAFGGVTTVIDMPLNSIPPTTSVGGLEEKIVAAEEQVWVDVGFYGGVVPGNVGKGELKRLVRRGVRGFKGFLIDSGVEEFPAIKPSDIKEALMELADEKTTLMFHAEMIPPGTFEEEIDMQILVQKSSNAYSTFLSSRPPVFETCAMEQILSLSQLAPDLPLHIVHLSAAQAIPLLREARKRGVKITAETCFHYLTMAAENIPDGDTRYKCCPPIREQANQDELWQELFRHESDDGVIKTVVSDHSPCTPDLKILPGHIPSSAPPTKREQNANENESESLGDFLAAWGGISSVGLGLSILWTGLNRRYPDVSTAHPSGRLLLEHVVQWCCINPATQVGLKGQKGDLAVGYDADICVFDDEAEWTVEPDTMLFRNKCSPYQGKRLRGVVRETWLRGQRVFSRDEGFGDGKPQGKLLL; encoded by the exons ATGGCCGCGGCGCAGTCAGACACCATCATGCTCTGCTCCTCGCGAGCTCTTGTCTCTGGCCGTCTGTGCCCCGCTACCATCACCGTCTCCCGCGCCACCGGTAAGATCACTGCCATTCACTCTTCTATCTTATCACCAGCTCTCTTTCCTCCCAATACCCCTTACATTGACTTCTCACCCTACATCCTCCTTCCTGGTCTTGTGGATGCGCATGTACATCTTAATGAGCCAGGGCGCACGGAATGGGAAGGATTCTACACGGGCACGCAGGCTGCTGCGTTTGGCGGGGTTACCACCGTGATTGACATGCCGCTGAATAGTATTCCACCCACAACTAGTGTGGGAGGGCTGGAAGAGAAGATTGTAGCGGCAGAGGAGCAGGTGTGGGTTGACGTAGGGTTCTACGGGGGAGTGGTCCCAGGAAATGTTGGCAAAGGGGAGTTGAAAAGACTGGTTAGGAGAGGTGTGAGAGGGTTTAAGGGGTTTTTGATCGATAGTGGA GTTGAGGAATTTCCTGCAATTAAGCCTAGTGATATCAAAGAGGCCCTGATGGAATTGGCAGACGAGAAGACAACGCTCATGTTCCATGCAGAAATGATTCCCCCAGGGACGTTTGAGGAAGAGATCGACATGCAGATTTTGGTCCAAAAATCATCGAATGCATACTCAACGTTCCTCTCCTCTCGACCCCCAGTGTTCGAAACATGTGCCATGGAACAaattctctctctttcgcAGCTTGCGCCAGATTTGCCTCTCCACATCGTTCATCTCTCTGCCGCGCAAGCAATTCCTCTTCTGCGCGAAGCTAGAAAAAGGGGGGTCAAAATTACTGCGGAAACGTGCTTCCATTACCTCACCATGGCGGCGGAAAATATCCCAGACGGAGACACGAGATATAAATGCTGTCCACCGATCCGCGAGCAAGCGAACCAAGACGAGCTATGGCAGGAATTATTCCGACACGAGTCTGACGACGGTGTCATCAAAACAGTCGTATCTGATCATTCGCCCTGCACGCCTGACCTGAAAATTCTCCCTGGGCATATACCCAGCAGTGCCCCACCAACAAAAAGGGAGCAAAACGCTAATGAAAATGAAAGTGAAAGCCTAGGCGACTTCCTCGCCGCATGGGGAGGAATCTCATCCGTCGGTCTTGGGCTTTCAATTCTCTGGACAGGGTTAAATCGTCGATATCCCGACGTGTCAACAGCACATCCCTCGGGAAGATTGTTACTTGAACATGTAGTCCAATGGTGCTGTATTAACCCTGCTACACAGGTGGGATTGAAAGGCCAAAAGGGTGACTTGGCCGTGGGATACGATGCAGATATCTGTGTGTTTGACGATGAAGCGGAATGGACTGTGGAACCTGACACGATGCTGTTTCGGAACAAGTGCTCGCCGTACCAGGGGAAGAGGCTCAGGGGGGTGGTGAGAGAGACGTGGCTCCGAGGCCAACGGGTGTTTAGTCGCGATGAAGGGTTTGGCGATGGGAAACCGCAGGGAAAGCTTTTGCTATAG